The genome window CGGTCGTGGAAGGGTACGACGGCCTGCGCTCTGATGTGTTCAGCTTGGAACTGAACGCCGATTCCGTGCCCTCCAACCTCTATGCCGTGCTCGAAGGCGGCGGCAAGAGCGCAAACCCGATCGTGCTGACCACGGACCCCGACTTCCCTAACATTATTTTCGGCGGCGACGTCAACGATCCCCATTTCACTATCGAAATCGATCCCGACTCCGGCAAAATCACGCTTACCCTGTTGAAAAACCTCTGGCACACCGAAGGCGGCGACGCGCATAACGACATTGAGACACTCCTGCTCGGCGACGGCGCCCTGATGCTGGTCCGCACCGTCGTCGATAACGACGGCGACGACGCCTCGGCCCGCGTTGACCTGGGCGCGGCCGGTGTGTTCAACTTCCGTGATGACGGCCCGGTCATCAAGCTGGACCCCGAAGCTCCGGCGCTTCAGCCCGCCAAAGTAGACGAAAGCCTTGCCGATCTGCACGGAGCGTATACTGACGGCATTCCTTCCGCCACCCTGTCCATCGCCCTGCTCGCGAAGCAGTTTGCGGTCAGCTACGGCGCGGATAATCAGGGCGTGCCCGACGAATACACCTTGAACCTGAACGTTCCCCAAAGCAAAGAATCGATCCCCACAAATCTCAATGGCGTGGGGGAAAATGGCGCAGCGGGCGAAGTGATCGTTCTGGTTCAGGACGAGGTGACCGGCATCATCTACGGCCGGGGTGAGGAGAGCGGAAAGGATTACTTCACTCTGCAACTCACGGCGGAAGGCGTGAAACTTGATCTGCTGTCCAACATCTGGCACGACAAGCCAGGCGGCCCGGACCTTACCCCGGACCTGCATGACGAAGCCATGACCCTGCTGCTGCAAGACGGCGTCCTGACCCTGACCCGCACCGTGTACGACGGCGACGGCGACAGCGCTTCTGAAACCCTCGACCTCGGCTCCAAGGGTCTGTTCCAGTTTGAGGACGACGGCCCGATAGTGGTCGATTCCTACGACCCGCCTGAAACGCTGACCTACAACACAACGACGAACGTCTATGAAAACGAAACCGGCTGGGTGCAGTTCAACTTCGGCGCGGACGGCTTCCAGAAGCTCACCGTCTCGGAAGGTAACACCGAGTTGTGGACCTTCACGGCATTGGGCGAAAGCAAAACCGTCACCCTTGGCGACGGCAGCAAACTAATCATGACCCTGGGCGCGGACGGCAACCTGATCTACACCTATGACCCGGCGGAAACCGCCAACAGCCACGATCACACATTTACCTTTACCGGCTATGACGGCGACGGCGACTGGACCTCCCAGGACATCAACGTAGCGATGCAGGCTTACACGCCTCCCCCGCAGACACTGGGCCAGATCGTGGTGGACGAGAGCTTCATCCCCAACCTGGGCACGCAGCGCACGGACGGCGACAACGACAGCGCCTCGGCGGAAATCAAAATCCCCGAAGACTATACTCTGGATACTACCGGCTGGACCAACACCAACGGCGTGATGACCCTGGTGACGCCCGACGGCAAGGGCCTGCTCACGTATGAAAACGGCGTGCTGACCTACACCGTGACCGGCAGCTACAAGCACGGCAACCCCGGCGACGCCACGCAGACGGAGTACGCGGACGAAGGCCTGGGTGAAGGCAATCTCCTGTCCATCAAGTTGAACCTCACCCACGACATCACGCAGCAAAAAACCACCGGTACGGTGCTCGTGGACGTGGAAGACGACGCCCCGGTCGTTATTTCCAAGGTCGACCCGACGGCGCAACTGACCTACAACGAAATCACGAACCTCTACGGCAACGAAGACGGCTCGCTGACCCTGAACTACGGCGCGGACGGGTTCCAGAAGCTCACCGTCTCGGAAGGTAACACCGAGTTGTGGACCTTCACGGTATTGGGCGAAAGCAAAACCGTCACCCTTGGCGACGGCAGCAAACTAATCATGACCCTGGACGCGGACGGCAACCTGAAGTATACCTTTGACCCGGATGAAAAGGCCGCCTCCCACGGCAAGCACGAGTTCACCGTCATGGCCTATGACGGCGACGGCGACTGGATCAAGGAAGTGTTCAATATCGACGTGAAGCACTATGACGCCAAAGCTCCGGTGCTGAACGACATCACGGTTGACGAGAGCTTCATCCCCGGCGGCACGCAACGCATCGACGGCACGGACGGCGACAGCCGTAGCGCCACGGCCGAAATCGAACTTCCCAAGGGTTACACCCTGGATACCACCGGCTGGACCAACACCAACGGCGTGATGACCCTGGTGACGCCTGACGGCAAGGGCCTGCTCACGTATGAAAACGGCGTGCTGACCTACACCGTGACCGGCAGTTACAAGCATCCCTACGCGGGCGATGCGACTGATCCGTATTATGCGGACGAAAAACTCGACACCGCCATCCCCATCACCCTGAAGTTCACCCACGACGGCACTGGTCAGGCGGTTGAGAGCATCGTGCAGGTGCAGGTGGAAGACGACGCCCCGGTGTTGGAAATCCCCCCCACGGCCCTTACTGCCTCCAATACAGGCGGCATCTTCTGGGAAAGCCTTGGCGATGTAAACTGGGGCGCGGACGGGCAGGCGGCGGACAGCCCCATTCGGTTCAATTTCGATCCTGAGAAGCAGAATGACGACGGCAGCTGGGACAGCCCTCTTACATCGCATGACGCCAAAATCTCCTACTTTGTGGATGAGAATGACCCCAGCATTCTGCATGCCCGGGTCAGCGGCAGCGACGACGATGTCTTCACGGTGACGCTGCATGCCAACGGTACATATACCGTGGAAGTGCAGGGCTATGTGGATCAGGAAGTGAAAATGGGAGGAAATACCGACATCGGGAACACGTATGACAACAAGAATGATAGCTCATACTCCATAGTTCTGAAGTCTGATGGAAGCCTCTATTTCCAGGCTGGAACTCAGGCGGGTGCGGTATGCGTGATTACGAACCCGAATGGAAAGATTAATGGTAATGCTGGCGGCATAGGTGCTCATGGCGGTAAGAACCAGCACTTGGACGCAGGCGAACAGATGCGTTTCGCCTTTGCTGAACCGCAAACCAAGGGTGCGCTGCAATTTGGCGGTGACATATCCGCCAACTTTGATGTTTCCATGACATTCTATTACGCCGCTGGCCACCCGCAAGCGGGCCAGCAAATTCCCGCTTCGGAAACAAGTAGTTGGTGGCACTATGATTCAGTAACAGGGCAACTTGTTATTGACTCCCACGGTGTTCCGTTTGGCACATACATCGTAGAGGGAGAACAAGGTTTTGGTCAGATTACTGGTGTCCAATATACCATTGAATGGAGTGAATCCTTTGCTGTCTATGACGACCTGCCCATTGCTTACGTGGACGGCGACGGCGACATGGCCAGCGGTACCCTCCACCTGGGCTTCTCGGAAGACGCGGAAGCTTCCCAGTCCGACTCGGTTCTGGTGGATCACCATGACGACGGCAGAATGATGCTGTTCGGCGGCGACGGCAATGAAGTGATCGTCGGCAGCGACGGCGATGACATCATTTACGGCGGCAAGGGCGACGACATCATGTGGGGCGGAGACGGCAACGACATCTTCGCCTGGAAAGCCGGCGACCTGGACAACGGGACCGACACCATTATGGACTTCCAGATAGGCAAGGACCATCTCTTCTTCGAGAACCTGCTGCCCACCGGAGGCACCCTGGATGTCGACACACTGGTCGCGATGATAAAGGGCGACAAGCTCTCCATCGAAGTAACCGACGCCCAGACCCTGTCCGTGACCGTGGCCGGGGCCGACAACTCCTCGGTTACCGTCGATATCCACATCACGGAAGGTTCCGTCGCCGAATACGTCAACACGACCGCGGCAACCGATCAGGCAGCGCTGCTGCTGAAGATTATCACCGACACCGGCGTGTAATCCGCAAGCTCGCAAACATCCAACCTCCGGGCCGGGACGCAAGTCCCGGCCCGGTTCGTTTATGGGCCGCGCCGCCCGCCGCCCCACACAGCGCCCTGAGAGTCTTTATACCTCCGGCCTTCCCCGGGCCGGTTGCTTTTTTCCGGCTCCCGGCGCAGAGTGAGTCCGCGCCGCCACCCCGCATCAGGGGATAGGCCGCGTGATTTTCCGGCGGCTCGCACCCGCCATATGAGCGATCACCATGGACCACATGAAAATAGACCTGCACATGCACTCCCTCCACAGCCCGGACGGGGAGTTTTCCCCTTCGGAACTCATGGACCGGTGCCGCGCCGCCGGGGTGAGCATCGCCTCCCTCACGGACCACAACTCGGTCAGGGGGGTGGCGGAAGCCGCGGCCAGGGGGCGGGAACTCGGGCTGACGGTTTTGCCCGGCGTGGAACTGGACTGCGACTGCAAGGGCGTTCCCATGCACCTGCTCGGCTATGGCTTTACGGGCCTTGACGCCGCGATGGGAAAAATCGAAGCGGACCTCTACCGCCAAGAACGGGAAGCCGGCGCCCTGCGGATGCGCAAAGTCAAGGAACTCGGCATCGCCTTTGACGAGGAAAAAGTGGAGGCCCTTGCCGCCGCCTCCTTTGTCGGCCTGATAACGCCGGAAATGATCGCGGAAACCTTCCTGGCGGACCCGCGCAACGCAAATAACCCTCTCGTCCGGCGATACCTGCCCGGCGGCCCGCGCAGCGACAGCCCCTTCGTCAATTTTTACTGGGATCACTGCGGCCCCGGCAAGGCGGCTTACTGCCCGATCCGGTACATCGGCTTTGAAGAGGCGAACGGCCTTATCCGGGAGCACGGCGGGTTCAGCGTCATCGCGCACCCCGCCGTCACGGTCGGGCGGGACGAGGCCCTGTTTCAGTACATGGCGGCATGCGGTGTGGAAGGGATAGAGGTCTGGTGCGGCTACCACTCGGTGGAAGACGCCGGGTATTATGCTGCCGTCGCCGCCCGGCACGGGCTTATCCCCACCGTGGGCAGCGACTACCACGGCAAGACGAAGCCCGGCGTGAAGCTGGGCGCGGTTTCCGGAAGTCCGGACCATGCCGCGTTGTCGGAGAGCGTGCGGGCCTGGTTGTAAATTGCCTTCCCCGGCCTGGGTCACCGGCGCCGGGTTCCGCGCAGGCTGTTCTCCCTGAGAGTCACACCGCCGTCCGGTGCAGGTTGATGCCCAGCGCGCGGATTTTGCGTTGCAGTGTCGTCCGGTGCATGCCCAGGCTGGCGGCGGCCCTGCCGATATGCCCGTTGTTCTTGTCCAGGGAGTCCAGAATCCGTTGGCGTTCGGGTTCGGCCGGCGACGGGACGGGAGAAGCCGCAACGAGCCGCCGGCGTTCCGGCCGCAGCGCGCTTTCCAGGTGGGCTTCACGGATCGGCCCCGTCCGGGCGAGCAAGGCCAGCCGCTCAATGATGCCGGAAAGTTCCCGCACGTTCCCCGGCCAGGGGTGGGCCTCCAACAGGGCCGTCATGCCGGGCGTAAGCTGGATGGCCGCGCCGTACTTCATGCGGAACTGTTCCACGAACTTCCCCGCCAGAAACGCAATGTCGCCCCGCCGCTCCCTGAGCGGGGGAATGTGCAGGGGCAGCACGTTGAGCCGGTAATACAAATCCTGGCGGAAGCGCTTGCGCTCCACCAAATCCGGCAGGTCGCGGTTGGAGGCGGCAATGACCCGCGCGGTGACCGGGATGTATTTGTCGCCGCCGATCCGCATGGTGCTGCGCTCCTGCAAGACCCGCAGCAGCCGGGTCTGCCCGTATTGGTTCATCTCCGATATTTCATCAAGAAAAATGGTGCCGTTGTGCGCCAGCTCGAACAGACCGGGTTTGCCGTTGCGCCGCGCTCCGGTGAACGCGCCCTCCTCGTGCCCGAACAGCTCGGATTCCAGCAGCGATGCGGGAAGCGCCGCGCAGTTGATAGCCACGAAAGGGCCGGACGCAAACGGGCTCACCTGATGGATGGCCTGGGCGAACAGTTCCTTGCCGGTGCCGGTTTCCCCGGCCAGCAGAATCGGGCTGTCCGTGGCGGCGAAGGAGCGGGCCGTCGCGACCGTGCTCTGGATGGCGGCGGAAACGCCGAGAATGTCCCGGAATGAATACTGGCAGGCCAAGCCCCTGGCGTGCAGGCTTTTCCGCAGTTTTGACTCCAGCTCGCTGATGGCCGCGACGGGTTGCAGGGTAAAAATGACGTCCGTGACGGCCGTGCCTTCGCTCACGGTATTCGCGTTCAGCAAGAGCGGCGTGCCGTTGATCTCCAAAAGCTCGTCGCTCACGGCTTCATTGCGGTTGCACCATGCGAGGAGCTCCTCGGGGAGAACGTCGGACGCTTTCCTCCCCTCCAGCCCCGCCTCCAGATGGAGGATGCGCCGCGCCTCGGTGTTGACGGCCTGGATAATGCCCTGCGCGTCCAGGACCAGAACGCCGTTCTGCGAAATATCGACAGCTGCCTGCAACCGCTTCGAACGGACCTTCTCCAGGCGTCTCGCATAGGCGAGTTTTTGCGCCTCAAGCAGGGCTCCGCTGAGCGCAACCTCCCCGGAATCGAGCAGCAGCGCGGGCACCCCGTACTCGCGCGCCAAATTCCCCGTGAGGTTCCCCGCGACAACAATGTGCGCCCCGTCCTCCTTCGCCCGGAGAACCTGCTCCCGGTTGAAATTCTGGTCGTTGATGACGGGGTAGATGCGCAAATCGATATCCAAGAGCTCCGCCAGAACCTCCACGTGATGCTGCACCGAGGTAAAGGCCAGCAGGGCGATGCGGGGGCGGTCGAGTTTGGTGTATTTTTTCGCGCCGTGCAGGGCGGTCGCCAAATCCTGCCCCGTGACGGGCATTTCAACCACCGGCGTTTGGACGGCATTCTGGATGATGGGGCAGTTGATCCCCCTGGAAACGATAACGTCCGCGCCCTGCCGCTCCACCTCCTTGGCAAGACTGACCGCGGCCTCCCCCACGGCCTCGTGTATGACGAGGTCGATATCCAGGGCGAGATCGGCGGCAACTCTGCGGGCTCGTTCGCTTATTTTCTGGCTTGGCGAAACCAGGACGATTCTTGGCGGCATGGCCTGCTCCTTTCTGCTCCGATTGCCGCATGAAGCTACAATAAGTGCATCAAATGCGTCAACATGTGCATATATATTTTTTTATATTCTAATGATATCAGAATATTATATTTTGGCCCGGTTGTTGCTGTTATCCGAAGCGCTGCATACACTTGCGCTTTTGCCGAGGAAACAATGTCCATTATCTCCGACCTGATAAACAATGCGGTCGCGCCCGACGTTTACCCTGTGCGGCAAGCATTTCCCGATGACGGCATACGCGATATTCCCGCGGCCGTTGCCGCCGCGCTGGAGAAGTCCGGCCTGGCCGGAGCGTTCAGCGGCGGGACCATCGCCATCGGGGTCGGCTCGCGCGGCGTCGCCAATATCGCCGCGGTCACGCGCGCGACCGTCGCCTGGTTCCGGGACAAAGGCGCCATACCTTTTGTCGTGCCCTGCATGGGAAGCCACGGCGGCGCGACGGCCGAAGGGCAGATCAACATGCTGGCCAGCCTGGGCGTGACTGAAGACAGCGCGAACTGCCCCATCCGTTCCTCCATGGACGTCGTCCGCCTGGGCGAACTCGACAACGGCCTGCCCGTCTACATGGACACTAATGCCTGGAACGCGGACGGCGTGTTCGTCATCAACCGCATAAAAGCCCACACCTCTTTTTCCGGCCCGAACGAGAGCGGCGTTCTCAAGATGCTGACCATAGGGCTCGGCAAGCAGAAAGGGGCGGACGCGGCCCACACTTACGGCAACCAGGCTTTTGCCGCCATCATGCCGGCCATGGCCCGCATGTGCATGGCAAAGAAACCCGGCATCCTCGGCGCGCTTGCCCTGGTTGAAAACGAGCGCGACCACACCTGCCTGGTGGAAGCCGTCCCCGCGCGGAACCTGGAAAAACGCGACGCGGAACTGCTCATCTACGCGAAAAGCCGCATGCCCTCCATCCCTCTGGACCGCATGGACCTCCTCATCGTCGACCGGATGGGCAAAAACATTTCGGGCTCGGGCATGGACACGAACATCACCGGGCGCCACGGATCCCCGGCCAAGCACGGCGGCCCGGAAGTTTCCCGCCTCGTGGTGCTTGAGCTCACGCCGGAGACCAAAGGCAACGCCACCGGCATGGGCATGGCGGACATCATCCCCCGCGCCCTCGCGGCATCGATCAACTACGAATACACCTACGCCAACATCATAACGAGCAACAACCTGCCTTACGTGCGCCAGCCCATGGTGCTGGAAACGGAAGAGGACGCCGTCCGTTGCGGCATCAAGACCTGCATGGGCACGCCCGGCGCCATCAGCCTCGTCCGTATCCGCGACACCCTTTCCGTGGACAGGATGCTCGTCTCCAAGCCCGTTGCCGACCTGCTCCGCGGCCACGAGCGGTGCACCGTTTCCGCCGCCCCCGTCCCGCTGCGCTTCTCCCCGGACGGGCAACTGGACAAGACCGTTTGGGACACTGCGTTTAAATAATGCGGCATTGCCGTTACCAACAGGAGAGACACATGGCCAATCCCGGACTTCGCGTCAAAATGAGCTTCACCCGCCCCGATCCCGCGCTGGTCAAGCAATTTGCCGGCATCCCGGTCGCCAATATCGGCGACAACATGAACCGCATCAACTGCATGAACGCCCGCGTGCGTCCCATGAACAGCGCCCCTCTGCTCGGCTGCGCGTTCACGGTCAAGGTGCGCGCCGGCGACAATTTGCTGTTCCATAAAGCCATCGACATGGCCCAGCCCGGCGACATCGTCGTCATCGACGCCCAGAACGAACAATCCTACGCCATTTTCGGCGAGCTCATGATTATGTGGCTGCGCCGCCGGGGCGTTACGGGCGTTGTGGTGGACGGCTGCATCCGCGATTACGACGCCATCAGCCAGATGAAGGAAATTTCCGTCTACGCCACGGGCATCACGCCCAACGGCCCGCTGAAGGAAGGTGGCGGCGAAATAAACTTCCCGGTCATGTGCGGCGGGTTGATCGTCAACCCCGGCGACATCATCGTGGGCGATTCCGACGGGATCGTGGTCATCAATCCCGCCGACGCGGCGGACGTGCTCGCCAAGGCCAAAGCCCAGAACGCCAAGGAAGCCAAAACCATGACGGACATCGAAAACCTTGCCTGGGACAGGGCTTGGGTTGATGCCGCGCTGAAAGCCAAGGGCTGCGAATTTATCGCGTAAGGAATGATTTGATTCCCGGGCGGGGCGAAGAGAGCCCCGCCCGGGAATCCTGTGTTTACGCCGGGAGACATCATGCGAGTACACGTAACGGAAATGATTCATGACAAGGCCTTGGCAAAGCTCCGTGAGCATGCCGAGGTCGTGACCTGGGAAGACCCCTCGGTCCGGGATCTGTCGAAAGCGGACGGCGTGATCGTGCGCGCGGCGGTGGTGGACCGGACCATGATGGAAAACGCGCCCAAGCTGCGGGTTATCGGCAAGCACGGCGTCGGCGTGGACGCCATTGACGTTGCGGCCGCCCGGGAGCTCGGCAAGACCGTGGTGTTCACCCCCCATGCGAATATGGAAGGCGTGGCGGAACTGGCGGTCGCCTTCATGCTCGCGTCGTCCCGGAACATTCCCCTGGGGCATGCCCGGCTGCGGGCCGGCGCGTGTGAAAAAATCGCGCCCAAGGATTTGACGGGGGTGGAGCTGCTGGGTAAAACCCTGGGGCTGGTGGGCCTTGGCCGCATCGGCCAGCGCGTCGGGGAAATTTGCCGCAATGGCTTCGGCATGGCCCTCGTGGGGTACGACCCGTTCCTGCCGGACGCGAAGTTCGCGGAGTGGGGGATAACCAAGGCCGCAACCGTTGAAGAGCTTTTGCCGCAAGCGGACTATATCAGCATCAGCGTCCCGCTCACCAAGGAAACCGCCAATCTCATCAATGCCGAACGGCTCGCCCTCTGCAAAAAAACCGCGATCCTGGTCAATACCGCCAGGGGCGGCATCGTGGAGGAGGAAGCCTTGTGCGCGGCCCTGCAAAACGGCACCCTGCGCGCCGCGGCCTCGGACGTGTTTGCCAACGAGCCGATCCGGCCGGAAAACCCGCTTATGAGCCTGCCCAATTTTATCGCAATGCCCCATATCGGCGCCAGCACGGAAGAAAGCCTGGTCCGGATGGGAGAAACGGTTGTGGATGACGTGCTGCGCGTTCTGCGCGGCGAAGCTCCCTTGTTCCCTGTTGCATAGAAAGCCGGAACGGACCGGCGCGCACGGCGCGCCGGTCCCGGCAAGGGTAAACGTTTTTGCACGCCGGCGGTGCATGAAATCGAGGAAAAACGCATGAAGCGGTGGATGCGGGGCGGGACATAACCGTGATCGGCTCGCGGCCAAAAACCCGTCCGTGGATAAGGAAGTTGGTCCTATAACAAGAGGAGTGGGATTTTATGAAACGTTTGGTGCAGATGACAAGCCTCGTATCCAGTCTCGCGTTGATCGTGGTGCTGTCCTGCGGCGTCGCCTTCTCCGCGGCCCCGGCCAAAGTCAAAAATTTCAGGCTCGCCCACGTCAACGGGGTGGACTCGCCCCAGCAGAAAGTAGCCGAGTATATGAACGAGATGCTGGCAAAAAAAATGCCCCAGTATCATATCGACATCTATCCCAACAGCCAGCTCGGCGGTGAGCGCGACATGACCGAAGCGATTCAGCTCGGCTCCCTGGACCTGCTGGTTACCGCGACCACCCCGCTCGCGAACTTCGTCCCGACGTTGATGGTCGGCGAACTGCTCTACCTCGTCCAAAACTATGAACACGCCGACAAAATATACCAGGGTGAAATCGGCGCGCAGTTCCTCAAGGACATCAACGATGCCGGCATGAAGGGGCTCGGCTTCGCCGAAGTCGGCTTCCGCCACCTTGCCAACGCCAAAAAACCGGTCAACACCCTCGACGACGCCATCGGCATGAAGCTGCGCGTCATGGAAAACGAACTGCACGTGGCCGGCTGGCGGGCCCTGGGCGTCAACGCGATCACCATGAGCTGGGCCGACGCTTACGCCGGCATGCAGCAAGGCACCATCGACGCCCTCGAGGTCCCGTGGTCGCTGATGTGGTCCAACAGCGTGTACGACATATCCAAAAATGCCGCTGAAACGTTCCACATCTATACCCCCCAAGCCTTCCTGATGAGTGAAAAAGCCTGGAAAGTCCTTTCCGCCGAGGAAAAGGCCATCTGGCAGGAATGCGCCACCGAAGCCTGCCGCCTGACCCGCGAGTACGCCCGCAACTCCAACGACAGGTTCCGCGCCCAATGCGAGGAAAAGGGCATGAAAGTGACCCGGCCCGACCTCGCGCCCTGGAGGGAAAAGGCGAAAGCCCTTTACCAGCAGTACGACGGCAAATATGGCGACATGATCCGCAAAATTCAAGCTCTCGCGAAATAAACACCGCGAACGGAAAACGCCGGGCCGGAACAGCATGTTCCGGCCCGGCAAGGACAGGCTTCCCCCTTGCAGCACCGGAGGACATCGTCCAGATGATTACCAAAATTTTCGACAGACTCCAGTGGGGGCTCAACGTCTTCACCGCCCTGCTCCTCGGATCGGTATGCGCAATCATCTTCGTGCAGGTCATCATGCGGTATGTCATGGGCAACAGCATCGCCTGGTCCGAGGAACTGACCCGCTACATGTTTGTCTGGATCATCTTTCTCGGCATCCATCTCGGCATCCGGGACGGCAACCAGATCAAGATCGACGTGCTCGAAAGCATGCTCAAGGGAAAATCGGCCAAAGCGCTCCGCTTGGTCCAGCATCTGGTCTCGCTGGCCGCGGTCGTGGCCTGCCTTGTCGCGAGCATCTACCTCATCCGGGTCGGCTTCAGGGCCAGCAGCCCGACGTTGCGCATCCCCATGTGGTATGCCTACCTTGCGTTCCCTGTCGGGTTTACCGTGAACATCATTGAAATTTTGCGGCAGATGGCTCGTATCGTCCAGGGCTGGAATCTGAACGAGGAAGGGGAAGCGGTATGACTCTGGCAGCAACCGTCTTGATTGTGGTCATGCTTGCAACCCTCATCATCGGCGTCCCGATCGGCTGGGGCCTGACGCTTGCCAGCTTCGCGGCCATCATGGTCGAGGACATGCCCATCGCGGTGCTGGTCCAACGCATGTTCACCTCCATGGACGCCTTCACCATGCTCGCCGTGCCCGCCTTTCTCGTCGCCGGTGACATCATGGCCCAGGGCAGCATCTCGAAACGGCTGGTCGACTTCGCGAACAGTATCTTCGGCAGTTTGCGCGGCGGCCTGGCTATCGTTGCGATCGTCTCCTGCACGATCTTCGCGGCGCTGACCGGCTCGGCGCTCGCGACCACCGCGGCCATCGGCGCGATCATGTTCCCCGCCATGACCCAGAAAAATTATCCGAAGGACTTCACCTCGTCCGTGCTGGCCATCGGCGGCACGCTCGGGCCCGTGATCCCGCCGAGCGTCGTCTTCATCTTTTACGCGCAGGCAACCGATTTATCCGTCGTCAAACTCTTTGCCTCGGGAATTCTGCCGGGCATCATCTCCTGCGTCGGCATGTGCGTCGTGGCGGTGTTCGTCGCCCGCCGGCGCAATTTCCCCAAGGAAGGGCACCTCTCGTTCGCGACCATCGTCCGCGCGACCGTTAAAGCGTTCTTCGCGCTGCTGATGCCGCTTATTATCCTCGGCGGCATCTACTCGGGTATTTTCACCGCGACCGAATCCGCGGCCATGGCCGTTATTTACGGCCTGTTCGTCTCGGTGCTGATATACAGCGACGTCTCTTTCATGGATCTGGCCAAGCTCTTCATGGGCACCGCCAAAACGACCGCGAACCTGATGATCCTGATCGCGGCGGCCAACGTTTTCGGCTACCTCGTCGGTTACTTCAATATCCCGCGGCTGCTCCAGGCCCTTGTGATGGCCTATGCCCCCAACGCGTTCGTCTTCATGGTGATGTGCGGCATCGCCCTGCTGATAGCCGGCATGTTCATGGAAGCGATCGCCGTCACCGTCATCTTGGCGCCGATCCTCCACCCGCTGGCCGTCGGCTTCGGCATCGACCCGGTCCACTTCGCCTGCTTCATGGTCTTTATCCTCTGCCTCGGCATCGCCACGCCCCCCTTCGCCCCGAGCATGTTCGTGGCCTGCGGCATCAGCAAGGAGCCGTTCACGCGCGTAACCCGGCAGATCCTGCCGTTTATCGGCGAGCAGGTTCTGGTGGCGATTTTGATCGGCGCCTTCCCGTTCATCGCAACCTGGCTGCCCAGCCTGCTGTAAGGAAAGATCCGGCATGAGCAATCCCGGCATGAAAATTTACTGCAACCCGCCCCGTCCCGATA of uncultured delta proteobacterium contains these proteins:
- a CDS encoding conserved membrane hypothetical protein (Evidence 4 : Homologs of previously reported genes of unknown function); its protein translation is MTLAATVLIVVMLATLIIGVPIGWGLTLASFAAIMVEDMPIAVLVQRMFTSMDAFTMLAVPAFLVAGDIMAQGSISKRLVDFANSIFGSLRGGLAIVAIVSCTIFAALTGSALATTAAIGAIMFPAMTQKNYPKDFTSSVLAIGGTLGPVIPPSVVFIFYAQATDLSVVKLFASGILPGIISCVGMCVVAVFVARRRNFPKEGHLSFATIVRATVKAFFALLMPLIILGGIYSGIFTATESAAMAVIYGLFVSVLIYSDVSFMDLAKLFMGTAKTTANLMILIAAANVFGYLVGYFNIPRLLQALVMAYAPNAFVFMVMCGIALLIAGMFMEAIAVTVILAPILHPLAVGFGIDPVHFACFMVFILCLGIATPPFAPSMFVACGISKEPFTRVTRQILPFIGEQVLVAILIGAFPFIATWLPSLL
- a CDS encoding membrane hypothetical protein (Evidence 5 : No homology to any previously reported sequences), with the translated sequence MITKIFDRLQWGLNVFTALLLGSVCAIIFVQVIMRYVMGNSIAWSEELTRYMFVWIIFLGIHLGIRDGNQIKIDVLESMLKGKSAKALRLVQHLVSLAAVVACLVASIYLIRVGFRASSPTLRIPMWYAYLAFPVGFTVNIIEILRQMARIVQGWNLNEEGEAV